One window of Anaerolineales bacterium genomic DNA carries:
- the mfd gene encoding transcription-repair coupling factor, giving the protein MQQLLDHLRKLSPYQHLLGGLGARKPIPGLGLPRSVRLPLLASFHSDTARPILLITDRADHALSMFDELGFWVRSPRFLFAEPNPLFYEDAAWGVTTRRERLQTLTVLATFHLPFASKPESPPIIITSVRSLMTRTLPRRDFLKACKKLSAGQTSQPDGLMREWARIGYQRVNTVLEPGQFSHRGGILDVWAPTDLNPVRLDFFGDEIETIRSFDPATQRTLGSLESILITPAREFLAEGNDTETELSEFHIPLLHSQAASLLDYLPQKTLVVIDDLSLIEVMANEVEEQAVRFREESIREGILSLDFPVPYNPWSELFDLLEEFPHLELGRSADDVDETHFSSNFGHDERFGGRLKPFIDYLSPIVERGEQVFIVSRQARRLNELWNEHNPDSNPVNLEFIEASLSEGFTLAPAVEGEIACIHLITDSEIFGWERPQPRARQRQAADTPESLYADLQAGDYVVHVDHGIGRFAGLIQRQLDGHEREYLTVEYERGDILYVPVHQADRLTRYVGAEGGKPSLDNLGGQAWAETKSRVKEAVQKVAEDLLDLYARRQVVEGFAFSPDSAWQKELEDSFPYVETEDQKRAIADIKRDMERLRPMDRLLCGDVGYGKTEVALRAAFKAVMSGKQVAVLVPTTVLAQQHYETFSQRLAAFPVKVEMLSRFRTPREQTEILHQLASGELDIVIGTHRLISSDVVFKDLGLVVIDEEQRFGVTHKEHLKKLRTEVDVLTLTATPIPRTLYMALTGVRDISNLNTPPEERLPIVTHVGPYSSRLVRQAVLRELERGGQIFYVHNRVQTIDAMKAHLEKLVPEARIDIGHGQMPENQLSQVMHRFGNAEIDILLSTTIVESGLDIPNANTLIVDRADTFGLAQLYQLRGRVGRGAMRAYAYFFRHKKLVPTLEGQQRLEVIAENTQLGSGYSIAMRDLEIRGAGELLGTRQHGFIQAVGFHLYTRMLADAVRKLRRIASDMLKVESGKLDGALSTFHFPLSIPVNVDLPLAVGIPVHYIPDQDLRLRLYRRLADLRDETELDALGSEFRDRFGQLPEMTQNLLYQMRVKLRAEKIGLTSVGWESGQILLKYSAPGDGSDARRLPDLPNGVRGGKASYWISISKEEVWTAKLLDVLAVLGNGT; this is encoded by the coding sequence ATGCAGCAACTACTTGACCATCTCCGCAAACTCTCCCCATATCAGCACCTGCTGGGCGGACTAGGCGCGCGTAAACCCATCCCGGGTCTTGGCTTGCCGCGTTCCGTGCGCCTGCCTTTGCTGGCATCCTTTCATTCGGATACCGCTCGACCGATTCTATTAATCACAGACCGCGCAGACCATGCGCTTTCGATGTTCGATGAACTTGGCTTTTGGGTCAGATCACCGCGTTTTCTATTCGCCGAGCCGAATCCGCTTTTTTACGAAGATGCTGCCTGGGGCGTGACAACCCGTAGAGAACGCCTGCAAACGCTTACGGTACTAGCCACGTTTCACCTGCCATTTGCCTCAAAACCTGAATCTCCTCCAATCATCATTACCTCCGTCCGTTCGTTGATGACGCGCACCCTGCCCCGACGGGATTTCCTCAAGGCTTGTAAAAAACTATCAGCAGGCCAGACCAGCCAACCCGATGGTCTGATGCGCGAGTGGGCGCGAATCGGTTATCAGCGGGTGAACACCGTCCTCGAACCGGGCCAGTTCTCGCATCGCGGCGGCATCCTTGATGTTTGGGCGCCCACCGATCTGAATCCTGTGCGGCTTGATTTCTTTGGCGATGAAATAGAGACCATCCGTTCCTTTGATCCCGCTACTCAACGCACGCTGGGAAGTCTTGAGTCGATTCTTATCACCCCGGCGCGCGAATTCCTTGCGGAAGGGAATGATACTGAAACGGAACTCTCCGAATTTCACATCCCGCTTCTTCACAGCCAGGCTGCTTCCCTGTTGGATTATCTCCCTCAAAAAACACTTGTAGTGATCGACGATCTCAGTTTGATCGAAGTCATGGCGAACGAGGTCGAAGAACAGGCGGTCAGGTTTCGCGAAGAAAGCATTCGAGAAGGCATACTTTCTTTGGATTTCCCGGTTCCTTACAACCCATGGTCTGAGTTGTTTGACTTGCTGGAGGAATTCCCGCATCTTGAACTTGGGCGTTCCGCCGATGACGTGGATGAAACCCATTTCTCGTCAAATTTTGGACACGACGAGCGGTTCGGGGGCCGTCTCAAGCCGTTCATCGATTATCTGTCGCCAATAGTCGAACGCGGGGAGCAGGTCTTTATCGTTTCACGTCAGGCGCGGCGGTTGAACGAGTTATGGAACGAACACAATCCGGATTCGAATCCCGTCAACCTTGAATTTATCGAAGCCTCGCTCTCCGAAGGCTTTACATTAGCTCCCGCCGTGGAAGGTGAAATTGCTTGTATTCATCTCATCACCGACTCCGAGATCTTCGGCTGGGAACGCCCACAGCCCCGCGCGCGTCAGCGTCAGGCCGCGGATACACCCGAATCACTCTACGCCGATTTACAGGCGGGAGATTACGTTGTCCATGTCGATCATGGCATTGGGCGTTTTGCCGGGTTGATTCAACGGCAGTTGGACGGGCACGAACGGGAATATCTCACGGTCGAATACGAACGCGGAGACATTCTCTACGTTCCCGTTCACCAGGCGGATCGACTTACGCGTTACGTTGGCGCGGAGGGCGGCAAACCGTCGCTTGATAATCTTGGCGGGCAGGCGTGGGCGGAAACCAAATCGCGTGTCAAAGAGGCAGTACAGAAAGTTGCAGAGGATTTGCTTGACCTGTATGCGCGTCGTCAGGTGGTGGAAGGCTTTGCCTTTTCGCCAGACTCTGCCTGGCAAAAGGAACTTGAAGATAGTTTTCCCTACGTCGAAACGGAAGATCAAAAACGCGCCATTGCCGATATTAAACGCGATATGGAACGACTGCGCCCGATGGACCGACTCTTGTGCGGGGATGTAGGTTATGGAAAGACGGAGGTCGCACTACGCGCCGCCTTCAAAGCTGTGATGAGCGGCAAACAGGTGGCCGTTCTTGTGCCGACGACCGTTTTGGCTCAGCAGCATTACGAAACTTTTTCGCAGCGCCTTGCCGCCTTTCCCGTCAAAGTGGAAATGCTCTCACGCTTCCGGACTCCGCGCGAACAGACCGAGATCCTGCATCAACTTGCCAGCGGCGAATTGGATATCGTCATCGGGACGCATCGCCTCATTTCATCCGATGTCGTATTCAAGGATCTGGGCTTGGTCGTCATCGACGAAGAGCAGCGTTTTGGCGTGACCCACAAGGAGCATCTCAAGAAACTGCGTACCGAAGTGGACGTGCTGACGCTCACCGCCACGCCGATCCCGCGCACGTTATACATGGCATTGACCGGCGTTCGCGATATTTCGAACCTGAATACGCCGCCCGAGGAACGTCTGCCCATCGTCACGCATGTAGGGCCGTATTCCTCTCGCCTGGTGCGGCAGGCCGTTCTGCGCGAACTGGAGCGCGGCGGGCAGATCTTTTACGTCCACAACCGCGTGCAGACCATCGACGCGATGAAGGCGCATCTGGAAAAACTTGTACCCGAGGCGCGGATCGATATCGGTCATGGACAGATGCCCGAGAATCAATTATCCCAGGTCATGCACCGGTTCGGCAATGCGGAGATCGATATCCTGTTATCCACCACGATCGTCGAATCCGGTTTGGACATCCCCAATGCCAATACCTTGATTGTGGACCGCGCCGACACCTTTGGTCTGGCTCAACTTTATCAATTGCGCGGGCGGGTGGGGCGCGGAGCGATGCGCGCGTACGCATATTTTTTCCGCCATAAGAAACTTGTGCCCACGCTGGAAGGACAGCAGCGACTTGAAGTCATTGCCGAGAACACACAGCTTGGTTCGGGATATTCCATCGCCATGCGCGACCTTGAGATTCGCGGCGCAGGCGAACTGCTCGGCACACGCCAGCATGGATTTATTCAGGCGGTCGGGTTTCATCTGTACACCAGAATGCTTGCTGATGCGGTCAGGAAATTGAGAAGAATTGCCTCTGATATGTTGAAAGTGGAAAGTGGAAAATTAGACGGCGCACTATCCACTTTCCACTTTCCATTGTCCATACCTGTCAATGTCGATCTTCCGCTTGCTGTCGGAATTCCTGTGCACTATATTCCGGATCAGGATTTGCGCCTGCGGCTCTACCGCCGCCTCGCCGATCTCCGTGACGAGACCGAACTCGACGCCCTCGGCTCGGAATTCCGCGATCGATTTGGTCAACTCCCGGAGATGACTCAAAACCTTCTTTACCAGATGCGCGTGAAGTTGCGTGCTGAAAAAATCGGACTGACATCGGTGGGATGGGAATCAGGGCAGATCCTGCTCAAATACTCCGCGCCAGGTGACGGGTCTGATGCGAGGCGTCTGCCGGACCTTCCGAACGGTGTGAGAGGCGGCAAAGCCTCCTATTGGATTTCCATTTCGAAGGAAGAAGTCTGGACTGCGAAATTACTCGATGTGCTGGCGGTTCTTGGCAACGGAACATAA
- a CDS encoding aminoacyl-tRNA hydrolase encodes MTDPYLLIGLGNPGREYKDTRHNIGFMLIDHIAERIGARGMKVQSKAIVTSGLHEEHKLILAKPQTYMNLSGHSVQGLLHFYKIPHSNLLVAHDDLDIPFGTIRIRPTGGPGGQRGMVNTIELLGTKDFPRLRLGIGRPPGRMDPRDYVLQNFSKDELKILPEIISRAADAALEFVMNGLNAAMNKYNGEIRE; translated from the coding sequence ATGACCGACCCCTACCTCCTCATTGGTCTCGGCAACCCGGGACGCGAATACAAGGACACCCGCCATAATATCGGTTTCATGCTCATCGACCACATCGCCGAACGGATAGGCGCGCGCGGGATGAAAGTGCAGTCGAAAGCCATTGTGACATCCGGGCTTCATGAAGAACACAAACTCATCCTTGCCAAGCCGCAGACCTACATGAATCTCTCAGGTCATTCTGTGCAAGGCTTGCTGCATTTCTATAAGATCCCGCATTCGAATCTGCTTGTTGCTCACGACGACCTGGATATTCCCTTCGGCACGATCCGCATCCGCCCCACAGGCGGACCGGGCGGCCAGCGCGGCATGGTGAATACGATTGAATTGCTTGGCACAAAGGATTTCCCGCGCCTGCGCCTTGGCATTGGCCGTCCCCCCGGGCGTATGGACCCCAGGGATTACGTTCTTCAAAACTTTTCAAAAGATGAATTGAAGATACTGCCCGAAATTATCTCCCGCGCTGCCGATGCCGCGCTCGAGTTTGTCATGAACGGCTTGAACGCGGCGATGAATAAATATAATGGCGAAATCAGGGAATAG